The Fulvivirga ligni genome window below encodes:
- a CDS encoding Crp/Fnr family transcriptional regulator, which yields MSAALYKRYFDHLRQKVELSQEDEELIKKHLYHQHLNKKEFLLHEGQPCIEVAFVAKGFLRVYSVDTDQVDHIVQFAPENWLASDLFSFITGENAIYNIDAIEKSELILMSKASHEELLNTSVAYEKFIRIQITNAYVALQRRVNSNLSLSIQERYESFLKLHGDIALRVPQHMIASYLGLAPETLSRVRKKMSENE from the coding sequence ATGAGTGCGGCATTATATAAGAGATATTTCGACCATCTAAGGCAAAAAGTAGAGCTCAGTCAAGAGGATGAGGAGCTGATTAAAAAGCATCTTTACCATCAACACCTCAATAAAAAGGAATTCTTACTGCATGAGGGCCAACCTTGTATAGAGGTAGCTTTTGTGGCTAAAGGATTTCTCCGTGTTTACTCTGTAGATACCGATCAGGTGGATCATATCGTGCAATTTGCCCCTGAAAACTGGCTGGCATCTGATCTATTTAGCTTTATAACGGGAGAAAACGCCATCTATAACATTGATGCTATTGAAAAGTCAGAACTCATTCTCATGTCTAAGGCCTCTCATGAAGAGCTTCTAAATACCTCAGTAGCCTATGAAAAGTTCATTAGAATACAGATTACCAATGCCTATGTAGCGCTTCAGAGGCGAGTGAATTCCAACCTGAGCCTCTCCATTCAGGAGCGCTATGAAAGCTTCTTAAAATTGCATGGAGACATTGCTCTGCGCGTACCTCAGCATATGATTGCTTCGTATTTAGGCCTGGCACCAGAAACGCTCAGTCGGGTGAGGAAGAAAATGTCTGAAAATGAGTAA
- a CDS encoding FMN-dependent NADH-azoreductase — translation MSKLLIINASARESTSYSRKLAEALEVEWKLIDNQVDVTHRDLTKNPVPHIDESWIVGAFKPAEARTEIDFKALAVSDELVSELKANDAIVIATPMYNWSVPSVLKAYIDQTIRVNETVKIDPTTPENPYKGLLTNKKAFLLLVRGVSGYEKGQLHEHWNFQTDYLRTVLNIMGITDIEVVIMNNAAAGEQLATEEFNRCLVEMKKMIAAPVN, via the coding sequence ATGAGCAAATTATTAATAATTAATGCTAGTGCCAGAGAGAGCACATCTTATAGTAGAAAGTTGGCCGAGGCCTTGGAGGTAGAATGGAAATTGATTGATAATCAGGTAGATGTGACTCACCGGGATCTCACCAAAAATCCTGTGCCACACATAGATGAATCATGGATTGTAGGTGCTTTTAAACCTGCAGAGGCCAGAACAGAAATTGATTTTAAAGCTTTAGCTGTAAGTGATGAATTAGTTTCTGAACTGAAAGCTAATGATGCTATTGTTATTGCTACTCCTATGTATAACTGGTCTGTTCCAAGTGTGCTAAAGGCCTATATTGACCAGACTATCCGTGTAAATGAAACCGTAAAAATTGATCCCACTACACCAGAGAATCCTTACAAAGGTTTATTGACCAATAAAAAGGCCTTTTTATTATTAGTAAGAGGTGTTTCCGGCTATGAAAAAGGGCAGCTTCACGAACACTGGAATTTCCAGACTGATTACCTTAGAACAGTCCTTAATATTATGGGCATTACTGACATTGAAGTAGTGATCATGAATAATGCAGCGGCCGGAGAGCAACTGGCTACCGAAGAATTTAACAGGTGTCTGGTGGAGATGAAAAAGATGATTGCTGCCCCAGTGAACTAA
- a CDS encoding PIN domain-containing protein, with product MIHSVRFTCVLDTNVIYPIDVRDLLFWFARFDLYTPKWSKHIFDEWADVMRRKGLPEGEISKRTNRANLAFPDALVENYEPLISGLELPDEKDNHVLAAAIKTNANIIVTNNLKDFPNDYLSKFGLAAKDADDFITDTIDLNPDQAVVAFRRLVLNRRNPDLDEYQVLEVFRKRGLTDSANYLHSLI from the coding sequence ATGATTCATAGTGTTCGGTTTACTTGCGTGCTGGATACAAATGTCATTTACCCAATAGATGTTCGTGATTTATTGTTCTGGTTTGCACGATTTGACTTGTATACACCAAAATGGAGTAAACACATTTTTGATGAATGGGCCGATGTAATGAGAAGAAAAGGGTTGCCAGAGGGAGAAATATCAAAACGGACAAATAGAGCAAATTTAGCATTTCCTGACGCACTTGTTGAAAATTATGAACCGCTTATTAGTGGGCTGGAACTACCCGATGAGAAAGATAATCATGTTTTAGCAGCAGCGATAAAAACGAATGCTAACATAATTGTTACGAATAATTTGAAGGACTTTCCCAATGATTATTTGTCTAAGTTTGGATTAGCAGCTAAAGATGCCGACGACTTCATCACAGATACAATTGATTTAAATCCAGATCAAGCAGTAGTAGCCTTCAGAAGATTAGTTTTAAATAGAAGAAATCCTGATTTGGATGAGTATCAAGTTCTAGAAGTTTTTAGGAAAAGGGGGCTCACTGATTCTGCAAATTATCTCCATTCTTTGATATGA
- a CDS encoding rhodanese-like domain-containing protein, with protein sequence MKLIEVEEFKQKLENNTDVLIIDVRECWEYEERNIGAINYPLGELPQFLDQLPSDKTYEIIVHCESGRRSQQAAKYLKQQGFSNVCSLKGGLKSYF encoded by the coding sequence ATGAAGTTGATTGAGGTTGAAGAATTCAAGCAAAAGCTTGAAAATAACACTGATGTACTAATTATTGACGTTAGAGAATGCTGGGAGTACGAAGAAAGAAATATTGGTGCTATTAACTATCCTCTTGGAGAGCTACCTCAGTTTTTAGATCAGCTTCCCTCAGATAAGACTTACGAAATCATAGTTCACTGTGAATCAGGCAGAAGAAGTCAACAAGCAGCCAAATACCTCAAGCAACAAGGCTTCTCGAATGTATGTAGCTTAAAAGGTGGCCTTAAATCTTACTTTTGA
- a CDS encoding M28 family metallopeptidase yields the protein MHLRRSLFMLVLLVGCKSVSTTSSTAVKENKEGKEKSEVSETERILTDLASDNFGGRKPGTAGYEATMTYVESFFKKNKIKPFFETYRDTLMVKDVPSANIVGLIGDHDLSKKHVVIGAHLDHLGPSKNAADSIFNGANDNAAGSTAVLKVAKALNKMKFDYNLILVLFTGEESGLVGSRHLAKKLKGMDLNLAYMLNFEMIGKMLTTGADQVYITGYDKSDLAAKMNDIAGRDFVVFLPEEVSYGLFRRSDNYAFYQEFGVPSHTLSTFDFKNYDHYHKESDEVQLMDIDNMNDVINTSIEVISQMLIKHVEPVEVESKN from the coding sequence ATGCATTTAAGAAGGTCATTATTCATGCTGGTATTGCTAGTGGGTTGTAAATCAGTGTCTACTACATCCTCAACAGCGGTAAAAGAGAACAAGGAGGGAAAGGAGAAGTCAGAGGTAAGTGAAACCGAAAGAATACTGACAGACCTGGCTTCTGATAATTTTGGAGGTAGAAAGCCTGGAACCGCAGGCTACGAAGCTACCATGACATATGTAGAAAGCTTTTTTAAGAAGAACAAAATAAAGCCATTCTTTGAAACTTACAGGGACACACTTATGGTAAAAGACGTACCTTCTGCAAATATTGTGGGGCTTATTGGTGATCATGATCTATCTAAAAAACATGTGGTGATAGGAGCTCATTTAGATCATTTAGGACCATCAAAAAATGCAGCAGATTCAATTTTTAATGGTGCTAATGATAACGCAGCTGGCTCTACAGCAGTGTTGAAAGTGGCTAAAGCATTAAATAAAATGAAGTTTGATTATAATCTGATTTTAGTGCTGTTCACAGGTGAGGAATCCGGGCTGGTAGGATCGCGACATTTGGCTAAAAAGTTAAAAGGCATGGATTTGAACCTGGCCTACATGCTCAATTTCGAGATGATTGGAAAAATGCTCACTACCGGAGCCGATCAGGTGTACATCACAGGATACGACAAATCTGATTTGGCAGCGAAAATGAATGACATTGCTGGTCGTGATTTCGTGGTGTTTTTACCCGAAGAAGTAAGCTATGGACTATTCAGAAGGTCAGATAACTATGCTTTTTATCAGGAGTTTGGGGTGCCGAGCCACACGCTGTCCACCTTTGATTTTAAGAACTACGATCATTATCATAAAGAATCAGACGAAGTGCAGCTCATGGATATTGATAATATGAATGATGTTATCAATACCTCCATTGAGGTGATATCTCAAATGCTGATCAAGCATGTTGAGCCAGTAGAGGTGGAAAGCAAAAATTAA
- a CDS encoding nitrilase-related carbon-nitrogen hydrolase has product MKALKKLTFVLALLILLIFSNGQYAIFFAIWLAVPMLLFATRRLKRWQGFLFAFLALGVSYFIGFDVVPFLPLVVSIIIAAIFSLFASLPYLIDSFFSKNRGSFINTLIFPCAAVLMEYAYHLINQYGTWGHFAYTQQFQQLLLQSISVFGMGYITFLIFWFAAVVNWVYEQHHHKRNIKKGVLAYSLVLGLTLIFGGYKMTFQNTSAQTVRVASLSASDDYALNFYLEGLNDEEKGHENKIEAQRQITRVNQHLLDRSVAQAKAGAKIVFWAEGNSAILKEDEEELYRRASKIAGDQHIYLGMGVAVLDHTKAKYLENKFILFDTAGNKVIDYWKGISVPGGEAEVSNNKATGIQKIVTPYGTIAGAICFDLDFPEYLRQAGGADILLAPSNDWKEIDPLHTDMARFRAIEQGFNLVRQTSHGLSVGTDHTGRVIEEMDHFEDNDKTLITHLPTKGVSTIYAAIGDSFIAFCLLMFAVTSIVLKKRSTFSGPASAV; this is encoded by the coding sequence ATGAAAGCTCTTAAAAAACTAACCTTTGTATTAGCATTACTAATATTACTTATATTCTCGAATGGTCAATATGCAATCTTCTTTGCCATTTGGCTGGCCGTACCTATGCTTCTTTTTGCCACCAGAAGATTAAAGAGATGGCAAGGATTTTTGTTTGCATTCTTGGCGTTAGGTGTTAGCTACTTTATAGGTTTTGATGTTGTACCATTTTTACCTTTGGTGGTATCAATCATCATCGCGGCTATTTTTAGTCTTTTTGCCTCCCTGCCTTACCTTATTGATTCTTTTTTCTCAAAAAATAGAGGTTCATTTATCAATACATTGATATTTCCTTGTGCTGCTGTTCTAATGGAATATGCTTATCACCTGATCAATCAATACGGTACCTGGGGGCATTTCGCATACACGCAACAGTTCCAGCAGCTTTTGTTGCAATCTATTTCCGTTTTTGGCATGGGTTATATCACATTTTTGATCTTTTGGTTTGCTGCAGTTGTCAACTGGGTTTATGAGCAGCATCATCATAAAAGGAACATCAAAAAAGGGGTGCTTGCCTATAGTCTTGTGCTGGGTTTAACACTAATTTTTGGTGGCTATAAAATGACATTTCAGAACACTAGCGCTCAAACTGTCCGTGTTGCATCTCTTTCTGCATCAGATGATTATGCTCTTAATTTTTATCTTGAAGGTTTGAATGACGAAGAAAAAGGACATGAGAATAAAATTGAAGCCCAAAGACAGATTACAAGAGTTAATCAGCACTTATTGGATAGAAGTGTTGCTCAGGCTAAAGCGGGTGCCAAAATAGTTTTTTGGGCAGAGGGAAACAGTGCTATCTTAAAGGAAGACGAAGAAGAGCTGTATAGAAGGGCCAGTAAAATTGCTGGTGATCAGCACATTTATTTAGGGATGGGTGTGGCAGTACTAGATCATACCAAGGCCAAATATCTTGAAAACAAATTCATTTTATTTGATACGGCCGGAAACAAGGTGATTGATTACTGGAAAGGAATATCTGTTCCTGGTGGTGAAGCTGAAGTCAGTAATAACAAGGCTACAGGAATACAAAAGATAGTAACACCTTACGGTACCATTGCAGGAGCCATCTGTTTCGACCTTGATTTTCCTGAATATCTAAGACAAGCAGGAGGAGCTGATATTCTTCTGGCTCCAAGTAATGACTGGAAAGAAATAGACCCACTTCACACAGACATGGCCAGGTTCAGAGCCATCGAGCAGGGGTTCAATTTGGTCCGTCAAACCAGTCATGGCTTGTCAGTAGGAACCGACCACACAGGTAGAGTAATTGAGGAAATGGATCATTTTGAAGATAATGATAAAACGCTTATAACTCATCTTCCAACAAAAGGAGTTTCTACTATTTATGCTGCCATCGGTGATAGTTTCATTGCTTTTTGTTTATTGATGTTTGCTGTTACGAGCATAGTACTTAAGAAGAGAAGTACGTTCAGTGGTCCAGCCTCTGCCGTGTAA
- the ygiD gene encoding 4,5-DOPA dioxygenase extradiol: MNRKRFLVNSLKGGIAVTTLSAFNNFTSSLSQQDYVMPVLFIGHGSPMNGIEDNEFSQRWSSMAKEIPEPKAVLVVSAHWFTKGTRITAMDFPKTIHDFGGFPQELFDVQYPAPGNPALAQETVQMVKSTHIELDHEWGLDHGTWTVIRHMYPKANIPVLQLSIDYTKNPEYHYSLAHELYELRKKGVLIIGSGNMVHNLRMVAWDKINEPGYGYDWALTLNDKFKSLITSGGHKQLINYQSLGADARLAIPTPDHYIPLLYSIGLQTAKDDISFFNDKAVAGSLTMTSVKIG; encoded by the coding sequence ATGAATAGAAAGCGATTTTTAGTTAATTCATTGAAGGGAGGTATAGCAGTGACTACTTTATCAGCATTTAATAATTTCACATCTTCGTTGTCTCAGCAGGATTATGTGATGCCGGTTCTTTTTATTGGCCATGGGTCACCCATGAACGGTATCGAGGATAATGAATTTTCTCAGCGATGGAGCAGTATGGCGAAAGAAATACCTGAACCTAAGGCGGTTTTGGTGGTTTCGGCCCATTGGTTTACCAAAGGAACACGTATTACAGCTATGGATTTTCCAAAAACCATTCATGATTTTGGAGGCTTCCCACAAGAGCTTTTTGATGTTCAATATCCCGCTCCGGGAAATCCGGCTTTAGCCCAGGAGACCGTGCAGATGGTGAAGTCTACACACATAGAACTTGATCATGAGTGGGGCCTGGATCATGGCACCTGGACGGTCATCAGACATATGTATCCAAAGGCGAATATCCCAGTCTTGCAGCTCAGCATTGACTATACTAAAAATCCTGAATACCATTATTCATTGGCCCATGAATTATATGAGTTAAGAAAGAAAGGGGTGCTTATTATTGGAAGTGGTAATATGGTGCATAATCTTAGAATGGTAGCCTGGGACAAAATCAATGAGCCAGGTTATGGCTATGATTGGGCGCTAACTCTTAATGATAAGTTCAAGAGTTTGATTACCTCAGGCGGACATAAGCAACTGATCAATTACCAATCTCTGGGAGCTGATGCCAGGCTAGCTATACCTACGCCTGATCACTACATACCCTTGCTCTATTCCATAGGCCTGCAGACCGCTAAGGATGATATATCTTTCTTTAATGACAAGGCGGTGGCAGGTTCACTAACCATGACCTCCGTGAAAATAGGGTAG
- a CDS encoding glycoside hydrolase family 3 C-terminal domain-containing protein, whose amino-acid sequence MIIYKRFLKAFLFLLLGACTTIDSQEVTDQEPAKIDPLTSHDDQINELISKMTLEEKVSMIHANSSFTSAGVERLGIPELTMSDGPHGVRPEHGRGWDLLNDGTDSSTYLPTGVTLAATWNPELGYAFGGVLGSEANKRGKDVILGPGINIMRTPLNGRNFEYQSEDPYLISKMAVGYIKGVQDQGVAACVKHFIANNQEIRRSSINVDMGERAFREIYLPGFKAAVEEAQVMTLMGAYNQFRGEFATHNTLLINDILKGEWGFEGMVISDWGAVHDTKQALQNGTDLEMGTDLSQMPNIDYSKFFLGDTVVQMVKSGDIAEALIDDKVKRILRVMYATHMFDKRQEGSINTDAHHKTAQKVAEEGIVLLKNYDQLLPLSKEVKKVAVIGGNADAKQSLGGGSSQVRPPYEITPLAGIKSLLGADVEISYVPGFEVIKPESANSEMIAEAVAAAKAADYVVYVGGWNHGYNYNEWGQGFYDMESVDKPSMKLPFFQDELISAVIEANPKTVVVLMGGGPVDMSQWIDNAPAIVQAWYPGMEGGKALANILYGEVNPSGKLPVTFPKQLEDSPAHALGEYPGDTANVFYNEGIFVGYRYNDTYKVEPQFAFGHGLSYTTFTFSDLKLTKEGEKVTGTFTLQNTGGMDGAEVAQIYVHDTESSLKRPVKELKAFEKVFLKKGESKEISFTLEADAFKYYDDTKNGWILEPGDFEIMIGNASDNITLSGTITFE is encoded by the coding sequence ATGATTATTTACAAACGATTTTTAAAGGCCTTCCTTTTTCTTTTACTTGGGGCTTGTACCACCATCGACTCTCAGGAAGTGACGGATCAGGAGCCTGCTAAAATAGATCCACTTACATCGCATGATGATCAGATCAATGAGCTGATAAGCAAGATGACCCTTGAAGAGAAGGTCTCCATGATACATGCTAATTCATCTTTTACATCAGCCGGCGTAGAAAGGCTTGGCATACCCGAACTCACCATGTCAGACGGTCCTCATGGTGTTCGTCCTGAGCATGGTCGCGGCTGGGACCTTCTTAATGACGGTACCGATTCATCTACCTACTTACCAACTGGTGTTACGCTAGCTGCCACCTGGAATCCTGAATTAGGCTATGCTTTCGGTGGAGTTTTAGGTAGTGAGGCCAATAAAAGAGGCAAAGATGTGATCCTTGGCCCGGGCATTAACATCATGCGTACGCCATTAAACGGACGTAATTTCGAGTATCAAAGTGAGGATCCGTACTTGATATCTAAAATGGCTGTAGGATACATCAAAGGAGTTCAGGATCAGGGTGTAGCTGCTTGTGTGAAGCACTTCATCGCAAATAATCAGGAAATAAGACGTAGCTCTATCAACGTAGATATGGGTGAGCGTGCTTTTAGAGAGATCTACCTGCCAGGTTTCAAGGCAGCTGTAGAAGAAGCTCAGGTAATGACTCTAATGGGAGCTTATAATCAATTTAGAGGAGAGTTTGCTACCCATAATACTTTACTAATCAATGACATCCTCAAAGGTGAGTGGGGTTTTGAAGGAATGGTAATTAGTGACTGGGGAGCAGTACATGATACCAAGCAGGCCCTGCAAAATGGAACAGATTTAGAGATGGGCACTGATCTTTCTCAAATGCCAAATATCGATTATAGCAAGTTTTTCTTAGGAGATACCGTTGTGCAAATGGTGAAATCGGGTGACATTGCCGAGGCTTTGATTGATGATAAAGTAAAAAGAATACTGAGAGTAATGTATGCTACCCATATGTTTGACAAAAGACAGGAGGGAAGCATAAATACAGATGCCCATCATAAAACAGCTCAGAAAGTGGCAGAAGAGGGTATCGTACTTTTAAAGAATTATGATCAATTGTTACCACTGTCTAAGGAGGTAAAGAAAGTAGCTGTTATAGGAGGGAATGCCGATGCCAAGCAATCATTAGGTGGCGGTAGCTCACAGGTAAGACCTCCATATGAAATAACGCCTCTTGCAGGTATAAAATCATTGTTAGGGGCTGATGTTGAAATCAGTTATGTTCCAGGGTTTGAGGTTATAAAACCAGAATCAGCTAATTCAGAAATGATCGCAGAAGCTGTAGCTGCGGCTAAAGCGGCCGATTATGTGGTTTATGTTGGCGGTTGGAACCATGGTTATAACTACAACGAATGGGGGCAGGGCTTTTATGACATGGAAAGTGTAGATAAACCGAGCATGAAGCTACCATTCTTTCAGGATGAGTTGATCAGCGCAGTAATAGAAGCTAACCCGAAGACGGTTGTGGTATTAATGGGTGGTGGACCTGTAGACATGTCTCAATGGATCGATAACGCTCCTGCTATTGTTCAGGCCTGGTATCCTGGAATGGAAGGTGGTAAGGCTTTGGCCAACATACTTTATGGAGAGGTAAACCCTTCTGGAAAGCTGCCAGTTACCTTCCCTAAGCAACTTGAAGATTCTCCTGCACATGCTTTAGGTGAGTACCCTGGTGACACTGCTAATGTATTTTATAACGAAGGCATTTTTGTAGGTTACAGGTATAATGATACCTATAAAGTAGAACCGCAATTCGCTTTTGGTCATGGACTTTCATACACAACATTCACATTCTCTGATTTGAAACTCACTAAAGAAGGAGAAAAGGTAACAGGCACATTTACGCTTCAGAACACTGGGGGTATGGATGGTGCAGAAGTAGCACAGATTTATGTTCATGATACAGAGTCATCACTAAAAAGGCCAGTGAAAGAACTGAAGGCTTTTGAGAAGGTGTTCTTAAAAAAGGGAGAAAGCAAAGAAATATCTTTTACTCTGGAAGCAGATGCGTTCAAATACTACGACGATACTAAAAACGGTTGGATTCTAGAGCCAGGCGATTTTGAAATTATGATAGGTAATGCATCAGATAATATTACATTATCTGGTACCATTACCTTTGAATAA
- a CDS encoding helix-turn-helix domain-containing protein translates to MEAFEDIRKPSKEEQEAAMKSYNALAATLSELSTLNPEIEIEETNNRIKIPLNALKLLAQILKVTSQGKPISIVPIATEMTTQAAAELIGCSRPHLVKLLESGEINFTKVGKHRRVMYEDVIEYKKKMKANQEQLIEEIMRSDEELGLYDS, encoded by the coding sequence ATGGAAGCATTTGAAGATATTAGGAAACCCAGCAAAGAAGAGCAAGAAGCTGCTATGAAATCTTATAATGCTTTAGCAGCTACACTAAGCGAGCTAAGTACTTTGAATCCAGAGATTGAGATTGAGGAAACAAATAACCGTATCAAGATTCCACTTAATGCACTAAAGTTGCTTGCCCAAATTCTTAAAGTTACGAGTCAAGGGAAGCCCATTTCCATTGTTCCCATAGCTACAGAAATGACTACACAAGCAGCAGCAGAGTTAATAGGTTGCTCACGTCCTCATTTGGTGAAATTGCTAGAGAGTGGTGAAATTAACTTCACCAAAGTTGGTAAGCATAGAAGAGTGATGTATGAAGATGTTATCGAATACAAAAAGAAAATGAAAGCTAATCAGGAGCAATTGATTGAGGAAATAATGCGATCAGATGAAGAATTAGGGCTTTATGATTCATAG
- a CDS encoding nucleoside 2-deoxyribosyltransferase encodes MPTKIYLASPFGFSEAGRVFMYGNIIPIIENAGYEVLDPWKLTSQDLIQPVAQMPYGPEKRDKWRALNKIIGGNNAQAIRECDGIVAILDGVDVDSGTASEIGFATALEKPIIGYRGDFRLSADNEGSTVNLQVQYFIESHGGKVITQLDDLEPLLKTVFR; translated from the coding sequence ATGCCAACAAAAATTTATCTTGCCTCACCGTTTGGATTTTCTGAAGCTGGTAGAGTATTTATGTACGGAAATATTATTCCTATCATAGAAAACGCTGGCTATGAGGTGCTTGATCCATGGAAATTGACATCTCAAGATCTGATACAGCCGGTGGCGCAGATGCCTTATGGGCCGGAGAAACGAGATAAGTGGAGAGCGCTGAATAAGATTATTGGTGGCAATAATGCTCAGGCCATACGCGAATGTGATGGCATAGTGGCCATTCTGGATGGTGTGGATGTGGATAGCGGCACGGCATCGGAGATTGGTTTTGCCACTGCACTTGAAAAACCGATTATAGGCTACCGGGGAGATTTTAGATTATCAGCAGATAATGAAGGCTCCACAGTAAACCTCCAGGTGCAATATTTCATAGAGTCACATGGAGGTAAGGTGATCACCCAGCTGGATGATCTGGAGCCGTTATTGAAAACTGTATTTCGTTAA
- the pdxR gene encoding MocR-like pyridoxine biosynthesis transcription factor PdxR, with product MAQMLPYKTLIIIDRASTVPVYIQITNQFISLITRGLLKSNAALPSSRKLSELLDINRNTVKTAYDELILQGWVESVSRKGLFVLSNLPEIDALSIDKKTNPDEEVALSFTWNKPGITDWYDTNFQERKLTIDDGFPDVRLTPIDSLMREYRSLANTHYGRPFLHYGSARGSLNLRIAISEYLSRTRGLVVDTQDLLITKGSQMAIYLCAQLLLSEGDKIAVGESNYIAANETFRRQKAELVKIPVDDQGMDIDHLEQTLRSVSIKAVYVIPHHHWPTTVTLSMERRLKLLQLARQHHFAIIEDDYDYDFHYRNKPYIPMASIDHHQNVLYLGSICKTFAPGIRVGYLAGPSHFIQDAANIRRFIDYHGDTLLEEALAAMYNNGEMERHFRKSIKKYRKRRDHLCQILAERFKEYLTFKKPDGGMAIWVEFHKNVNLNQLIERLRIQGVKMITPELYNNDGFDKNGLRLGFASLDIDEMDRVMAQMEEAVKGSLLG from the coding sequence ATGGCCCAGATGCTGCCCTATAAAACGCTAATTATTATCGACAGAGCCTCGACAGTTCCTGTCTATATTCAAATTACCAATCAGTTTATTAGCCTTATAACCAGGGGGTTGCTCAAGTCAAATGCAGCTCTGCCAAGTTCCAGGAAGCTGTCAGAATTGCTGGACATCAACAGAAATACTGTGAAAACAGCCTATGATGAGCTCATTCTTCAGGGCTGGGTGGAATCGGTGAGCAGAAAAGGCCTTTTTGTATTGTCTAATCTTCCGGAAATTGATGCGTTGTCAATCGATAAAAAGACCAATCCTGATGAAGAGGTAGCTTTATCATTTACCTGGAATAAGCCAGGGATTACTGACTGGTATGACACCAATTTTCAGGAACGAAAGCTGACTATTGATGACGGTTTCCCGGATGTCAGGCTTACACCCATAGATTCGCTCATGCGCGAATATCGTAGTCTGGCTAATACCCATTATGGTAGGCCATTTTTGCATTATGGCAGTGCCAGAGGCTCCTTAAATCTTCGAATCGCTATCAGTGAGTATTTGTCCAGAACCAGAGGGTTGGTGGTGGACACCCAGGATTTATTGATCACCAAGGGTAGTCAGATGGCCATTTACCTTTGTGCTCAGCTATTGCTCAGCGAAGGGGATAAGATTGCGGTGGGAGAATCTAATTATATAGCTGCCAATGAAACTTTCCGCAGGCAGAAAGCAGAGCTGGTAAAAATACCTGTAGATGATCAGGGCATGGACATAGATCATCTTGAGCAAACTTTGCGGTCAGTATCAATAAAAGCGGTTTATGTAATCCCACATCATCATTGGCCCACCACCGTTACGTTGTCTATGGAAAGGCGCCTTAAACTGCTACAGCTGGCTCGGCAGCATCATTTTGCCATTATTGAAGATGATTATGACTATGATTTTCATTACCGGAATAAGCCCTACATACCCATGGCTAGCATAGATCATCATCAGAATGTATTGTATTTGGGCTCTATCTGTAAAACTTTTGCGCCAGGCATCAGGGTTGGTTATCTGGCTGGCCCATCTCACTTTATCCAGGATGCCGCTAACATCCGCAGGTTCATTGATTATCATGGTGATACGCTGCTGGAAGAAGCATTGGCGGCCATGTACAACAATGGTGAAATGGAGCGGCATTTCCGAAAATCGATAAAGAAGTACAGGAAAAGAAGAGATCATTTATGTCAGATTCTAGCCGAGAGGTTTAAAGAGTACCTAACCTTTAAAAAGCCCGATGGAGGTATGGCCATTTGGGTTGAATTCCATAAAAATGTCAATTTAAATCAGTTGATAGAGCGGTTAAGAATCCAGGGAGTGAAAATGATTACTCCTGAACTTTATAATAATGATGGGTTTGATAAGAATGGTTTGCGCTTAGGGTTTGCTTCTTTAGATATTGATGAAATGGATCGGGTGATGGCCCAAATGGAGGAGGCGGTAAAAGGTAGTTTGCTGGGCTAG